The Phlebotomus papatasi isolate M1 chromosome 3, Ppap_2.1, whole genome shotgun sequence genomic sequence TCAAGAGTTTCTAAAGGTTCTTTTGGCTTTCCTATCCCGACTTTATTGAAGGTTTTAAGTCATATCCGGATCTCTCTTAAGGTTGTTCATTCCTTACGGAGATCCTTGCTCAAGAGGCGGGTTGAGTAACCCAGGTTCTCAATGAGTACCCAAGGATCCTCAAGAGTTGCCTGGATTACCAAATGCTTCTCTTACATTCTGAAGCGGTCCCCAttgtttttcttgaattttattagaaaatttttaaggaTACCCGAATCTGGGATTCCCTTCCCGCAAGTTCTAAAACGTTCCCTGTGGATTTGCCTGGATTCCCTGTCTGAGCGCCCTTACTTGAGAATCTAGGTTCTCTAGTTCCCAAGCGTTCTTTAAGTCTTCCCTAGCTATCAAAGGATTACCAATAGGAGTTTCCGGAACTCCATAGTGTTTACCGTGGGTTTTCTGATTTTCCAGTGAGTATTCAAGGATTCTCTTGACTTTCCCAGTGATTTCTTGGATATCCAAGAGATTATCATAGATTCCTAAGCGTTCTAAGTGGGTTCTCTATGAGTTACAACTTTAGGAACCCCAAATATCTTATGAGTTTTAAAGGATTCCCAGGTTCTTTATAAGTCATCAAGCGATGTCATGAAGTTTTCTACATCCTCCAGTGTTCCTTGGGTTCCCATGCATTACCAAGGCTTACCATCTAATCCCACATTTTGTTTCAGAACTCGAACTCTATCGCAAAAAAAGGGTTTCTGTCCCGGCAAACGGAGGCAAATCCTTGTCTTTCATGATAACTCCCAAGAAAGTTGGTCATATCACAATTAAAGTCAAAGCAACGTCCGCTGTTGCCGGAGATGGAGTTGAGAGGATGCTTCTGGTTGAACCAGAAGGTGTAACGCAGTATATGAGCAAAGCTGTCTTCATGGATCTCAATAAAGAGCCAAATGCCATGGCTAGCCTTCCCTTCGAAGTGCCTAAGAATGCCGTTCCGGATTCTACTCATGCTGAGGTGTCAGTTCTTGGAGATCTTCTGGGATCTACCATTGAGAATCTCGATAAACTTATTAAACTTCCTTATGGCTGTGGTGAACAAAATATGTTGAATTTTGTTCCCAATATTGTTGTCCTGAACTACTTGAAGGTAACCGGAAAGCAAACTCCGGAGATTGAAAAGAAGGCCCTAAAGTACATGGAGTCAGGGTATCAGAGAGAATTAACCTACAAGCACAAGGATGGATCCTTCAGTGCATTTGGAGAGAGTGACAAGAGTGGAAGTACTTGGTTGACGGCCTTTGTGGCTAGGTCCTTCCGGCAAGCTAAGAAATTTATCAGTGTTGAAGAGGACGTTATTACGAATGCCCTGAATTGGCTCAGTGATCAACAAGCTGCCAATGGAAGCTTCCCAGAAGTTGGGCATGTATCGCACAAGGATATGCAGGGTGGAGCTGGCCAGGGAATTGCTCTAACAGCCTACACTCTTATTACTTTCCTGGAGAATAGGAATGACGTCCCTAAGCATCAGAACACTATTAACAAGGCTCTGGATTATGTGGCAAGGAATCTTGATGGATTGGATGATGTCTATGCTCTGTCCCTGGCCACATATGCCCTGCACATTGCTCAGCACAGCGCCAGGAGCAATGCTCTGGGCCTCCTTGAGAGCAAGGCAACGACTGAGGCTCAGTTGAAATGGTGGCATAAACCCATTCCGGAAACTGACAAAAAGAACCCGTACTATGGCCAGCCAAATTCTGTAAATGTTGAATTGACGGCCTACGCTCTTCTCACGTACATGGAGGCAGGAATTGTCGAGGATGCACTGCCAGTGATGAAGTGGTTGATTGGACAGAGGAACAACGAAGGAGGCTTCCAATCTACTCAAGATACAGTCGTTGGTATTACAGCTCTGGCTAAATTTGCAGAGAAAGTCTCTTCCGGAGGTGGTCCACCTGACCTCACAATGACCATTACGTCGGACAATGGTCAGAAATCCAATCTCAGAGTCAATCAGGACAATTCACTGGTTCTCCAGAGTGTCAAGCTCGCTCCAAATGTGAGAAATGTCACAGTTTCAGGAAGCGGCAAAGGATTTGCCGTAGTTCAGCTGTCCTATCGCTACAATCTCAATGTCACCGGGGCCTGGCCACGCTTTACCCTCGATCCACAAGTGAACAAGAACAGCAATCAGGATTTCTTGCATCTGTCCGTTTGTACGAGTTTCATTCCTGATGCAGCTGCTGGCAATGAATCCAATATGGCTGTGATGGAAGTTGGCTTCCCAAGTGGCTTTACTGCTGATCTCGATACCCTGCCATCGCTGCAGATGCTGGAGAAGGTGAAGAAGGTGGAAACTAAGGAAGCTGACACAAAAGTCGTCCTGTACTTTGACAATCTGGACAGGACGGAAAGATGCCCGACTCTCACGGCTTTCAGGACCTTCAAAGTGGCTCATCAGAAGCCTGCTGCTGTCACTGTCTACGACTACTACGATAATGGTGAGTTGCTGAATCTTTGAAAGCTCAAATTCCTAATGTTATTAAGGTTCCTTTAAAACCGTTTTTGATTATTCTTGGttgtttttttgaaagaaaaaaaacttcgaaGAACTCTAAGCAAAAAAATCCTCCAAGAACTGTTTAAAGAAAAAGTTAGatgatttcattgaaaaatccaAGATTTTAGAAatgaaaccgattttgattatctTTAGCTcattacaaacttttaaaaatcgTAAGATACCATGAAGCTATTAAAACTCTCTTTAAAAGTAAATATCAAGAAAAATcagtagaaaaaaatatgaggaATTGAAGGACTTTCAGAACCGTTTTTAACTATTCTTAATTCTTATTCTAATCAGAACATTCCTAATACAAGGCTTAATAAAAGTGCTTTCCATTGAATTCCTGGGAAATCCGAGTCTTCTCATAAtaggaaatgaaaaattttaatctttaccTTAGGGATAAAGTACcaaaaaaccattttaaaatatttttaatgtattaAAACAGTTGTGAAAAAAATCTAAGAGACTGTGAAGTCTTTAATATCATATTGTATTGTTAATATAAAATATGTcagtttaaattttagaatatttttgaaaatttcaagggaTTTGTTTTAAATATGACTCTGTAAGTCTCTTTCAAcaccaattttaattatttttagcatttttttattttaaagatttattaagGCTTTGACCTCTTTGATTAAGTTCCCTTTAaggatatatttaaaataattaacactTGTTACTGAGAAATCTAAAGATCCTTTTTTATATCATGCTCACGTTTCATGCTAAACGTTTCTAAAccgtttttcattatttttagtgtGTGAAAGGATTATAGTAAATGCGGAATCCTAAGATTTTATTAAGATCTGAATATAAATTCTTTTGAAAcctattttcataatttaattttaatccatTACGAGTCATAGAAAATacgtaaaataaatgaaaaatcatgaaattcttattaaaaaaataaaaaaaaaataaaaatagaaatatatcAGCCCTTTctctgagttcgagcaataaaatgtgagaaaaatagGAGACTTTGTTCATGGCTGATTCAATTTAACTTAAACTTGATTGTAAAACCGTTTTTTATTCTTCGTTTTAGAAGGTTTCAATTTCAAAACCGCAAGCAAGatccttaaaattttataattagatGGATGAATTGCTTTTATGCTGTTATGCTAAGCCAAAAACCAATGATAAGGCTGGATTAGCTTATAGAGATGCGATTCCTTTATTGTAAATTTGGATTGttgcaaactcgaacgatatttgtacataaataatgcaaatttcgttaaaTAATTCTTAAAGGAATGAAAAGATTGGATGAGAAATacataaaagtatctgaaaatctttaaagtcggtTTTCTCGGAAACTTTGAGAGATAGAGGCATCTAACTTGACATCACATTAGAGTTTCATTTAAGCTTAAGAAGTGCAAGACCTGCGAACAATTACGCGACacgcgaaaatctgcgaaaaatttcGTGAGCCACGAAAATCTGCGGAAAATTTCGTGAGCCGAGAGAATCcaaggaaaatttcgtgagctgagaaaatccgcgaaaaaaatcacgagccgcgaaaattcgtgaaaaatttcgcgagccaagaaaatccgcgaaaaatttctcgatccgcgaaaatccgcgaaaaatttcgttatccgcgaaaatccgcgacaAATTTGCgagccgcgaaaatccgcggagAATTTCGTGAGCTGCGAAAATCTGCGGAAAATTTCGTGAGCCGAGAAAATCcgcgggaaaatttcatgaggcgagaaaatccgcgaaaaatttcgcgaaccgtgaaaatccgcgaaaatctacgggaaaatttcgtgagccgagaaaatccgcgaaaaatttcgcgagccGAGAAACGCGACAAATTTGCGagccgtgaaaatccgcgaaacaTTTCGTGAGCCgagaaaatctgcgaaaaattttTCGAGCCGAGAAAATCTGCGGAAAATTTCGTGTGCCGAGAAAATTTGCGGAAAATTTCGTGAGTTTTTTTCAGCTTCCCGCTTTTTTCCCACCTGACGCtatgagtaaaatttcttaaaattgcaatcttcaacttgaaatatctcgagaaatcatggagcaatctccaattttttttttaaattggtctactcaagttacgctacaacatgaacataaaatggttcaaattgCATAGGCCCATTTTCTAGAAAACCTATAAAAACCCGTTTTAAActggtttagaaccggttttccAAAAAACTAATAACATGGAAATCGTCGCACGCGCGAGaggatatatttaaaaaaaattatgaagatatctcctTCCAAATGAGATATCTTcttcagtttcccactaaaccGTCGTAACTAATTAAGTCGTAacccaagaaacaaaatagctgccttatagaaccaagtattagacaagtcttttagtgcacttttaaaagacttaaagtgaaaattttctgttgaacttcctatagcagctcttaagatccttaagagtgcgccactctACTTaaagtaatctcagtgatggaaccaagagcgttataagtaaataaatagatttttggttctatagtgcctttcttagggaattctacaagactattttaagaaaaaattactgCTTGGGAAATCTGTCTAGACTAGAGCCGTaaacgggtttcagacctaaagaTTTACCCATATGGcctaactgctctaatttttttttatcaataacgattttttggaaaaatttaacttagtatTGGTAAATTCGGgattagtgaaatatttaaatcccgggatcccgaaatttAAAACATCCCGGGATTTTGGAAACCCtagtattggattattaaatgctcttaaaaagcaataaaattgctcgctatttaggattttgagaccttaggGAACTGTgctaaaccttcagtctgaagaccgcttggCCTTCTTTTCTGAAAACtgcataattttaaagaaatcctGGAACCTTAAGAGATTCTCTAACTTAGAGCACAACGCTCTATTCTAGAGAACAATAATCGCCAAAGGGGCTAAAGGGCttttaaaactttaagtcaGGAATTGTCTATCACTAAAGCTTTCCCTAAATAGCCGGAAAATGCATTtcccttttttctttttcagcTCGTCGTGCCAGAATGTTCTACAGTGCCAATCCAGCGAGTTTGTGTGATATCTGCGAGGGAGATGACTGTGGAGATTCCTGCACGCCAAAAGCTCAGCAACAGACATTGGACAGGGAGCCAGAGAGTCCTCTGGACAGGGCTTCTGTTTCACATTCCAGTACCACTGAATCTTTTACCTTCCTAATTTTTGGGTCTCTAATAGCgagatttttcttttactaaCATCTATAATTGATACAAAAATGATTTAAGTGGATGGGAATTGCTGCGGAAATGTCACTTGGATCAGAAGAATTCCCTGTTGATGATGCCTGCGAGGAGATTgatgaagagaaaaataaagagaaatacTGTCAGAAGAACAATAAATGTGAAGAAATTTACCTGGATTGTAGTAATCGTAGATGGAGATCTGACCACGGTGGGCTTTCTTGACGCGGTGCGTCTTGTAGGCCATCAGCGTGGGGCAGATGTCCCTCTCTGTAATCTCGCAGAAGTAGACAATGGCCTTGGTGTCTCCATTCTTTAGTTCAATCTTCTTAAAGGATTCCAGTTCGGTGAGTAAATTCAGTTGATCTCTGTCAATTCTATGTCCACTGGGCAGGACAATTTCCATCACTGTCATGTTGCTCTGGCGCATGAATCTCGTGGGAGGGTTGAAACGGGTGCAAAAGGTGAGATTGAGGAAGTTATCATGACTGCCTAGAACCTTAACTTTAGGCTCAACGACAAAGTATTCTATTTGAGAGAATTTCTTAACATTCCCAACATTGTATTTCGTTGCGAATTCAATGATGGCATATCCCCTTCCGGAAGCCTTTACTGTGACATTCCGGAGGCCGGGATTCACTTTGATGGACTTCATGGAGCTGAAGTTCTTGATGTTCAGGTGATTTACTGAGAAATTTATGCTATTGCTGGAAAATTCGAGACGTTCAGCTACTTTTGATAGGGCAAAGAGTCCCAGGACAGTGTCATGGGTTGAAGTGAATCCTCCTTGGGAATTTCGCTGGGAGATTAGCCATTTTGTAGCTCCTACGCATTCCTGAAGATGCTCAGCTGCAAGATTGGCCAGAAGACCATAAGATGTAGCCTCAATGGATAAACTCATGCCATTGCTTTTGCTCTCCCACCAGATTTTTCCCTGATCCCTCAGAGATTTCTCATTGAGCACCTGGAGGGCTCGATCCCGGAGATTTCCCTCGAAAAACTGAACAGCATAGGCAGCAATGGATAGGGAATAGACATCGTTGACATTTGAGAATTCCCTCTCAATGAATTCGAAAGCTTTCTGGAGCATTGATGAGTATTTTGCCCATCCGATTCCTGTCTCCACGAAGGGCAGGATTGTAAAAGCTGTCATTCCCACACGATTGTCATCTGCAGTGAACATTTCTCTATCGAAGATCCTGATAGAAATCCCATATTCCCTGAATCCTCCGTCTTCCATTTGTTGCTGACTGAGCCACTTTAGAGCTTTGTCTGTTACTTTTCTGTCCACTGTGATGTACCTGGAGGCCCAGAGGAAGGTTCTAGCGGCGTAGGCTGTCAACCAAATGCTCCCAATTTCGTCAGCCTTCCCAAAGGCACTGAAAGCTCCATCCCGGTGACGGAATTTCAGTTGCCTCTGATAAGCCTGACGCATGAATCTCAGAGCTCGAATCCTCAAGTCCTCATTCCGTTTCCTTGTCCTCGTCATGTAGTCCAGGACTGCAACATTCGGAGCAAAGGTCAAGAGGTTCTGTTCTCCGCATCCTGTAGGTAGATGTGGTACCAATTCATCCAAATTTTCCATTGACGATGCCAGGATGTTCTTCATGATGTTGATGCGCATTTCCAGGGAGTCCGGAACGAAATTTTCCGGGAGTTTGGGCGAAAAGGATTCTGCAGCTGATGCAAAAGTATGAAGGTCCACAAGATAGGCTTGATTGTCATACTGAACTTCTCCCTCAGCTACAACAAGCAATTCCCGGATGATCTTATCCACAAGATCTCCACTCTGGGCAATAATCTCAAATTTCACTCTGCCCAGGCTCTTGGGTATCACGTGGAAGTCCACAGAGGTACCAGTTTGATTGGTAGCTAGGATTTCAATCCTCTGGGAAGCATTGCAAATGGAGAGATCTTCGAAACAAAAGTCCCGGTGGACATTCCGGAAGATCAATTCAACGGGCTTGCTTTCGTTGAGATAGTTGAAGATCACTACGGGAATTGTGATAATCTCTCCACGTTTCACGGAATAGGGAAGACTCGTGGAGATGAAGAAGGACTGAAAGACACTTACACTCACGGGTTGTGGTATTAGACTCAGTCCTGTGTCTTGATCTACGGAAAATCCACTCAAAACCCATCCGGTAATCTTGTCAGGGACCTTGACTTTGATAATGAGTTCTCCTTTGTGCTTCGTTACCACATCCCACCAGAGCCAGGTTTCTGGAAAGTATTTTCTGGGATTGATCTCTCCGGAAACTGTGCTGGTGATGTCTTTCTGAGTTATAGTCTCCTCAAAGTCCACGTAGTCATCTTCATCTTCAGGAAGATCTTCTTCATCAGTAACAGATTCGCTCAAACTTGGTCTCTTCGCTCCTCTCTTTACATTTGTCATGAGAATCACTCCAGAATCCTCAAATTCCTTGAAATACTTCTTCCTGGCAACTCTTCGGATACTCCTTAAGATTTGAAGGGGAGTGTACTTGATGAAGTCCTCAAGGGTTGATGCTACGCGCTTCTCAGTTAGCATATGCTTCTCATGCTGCATCTCCAGGACACTCTTATCCACTGCTGCCAGATTAACGAACCCAGGGCTCTCGGAAGCAATAGTGATCAGGACCTCCTGGCCAGGAGTCGCTTGTGTGTGAGATACTTTGAGATCGAAGGTTTTCCGAAGTCCGAAGTCGATGACCATGCGATCTGATATCAAGTAGCCGGTATTTGCGACGTAGTAGACGAGAAAAATGGCTGATGGAACCATTTCTGGAGTCACTGTGAAGGATACTCTGAGACTGCCATCCGTTGTGAAGTTGACGATCGCAGTGTGAACAAGATTATCCCTGGCCACGAGGTGATAGGTCAGATAGTTCAGGCGATGAGTTGATGTGACCTCTACAATGCAGGTTGAGTTAACAGTTGGGTTCTTGGTGATGAGATTGGCCAGGATGAAGCGTTTCTTCTTCGATCTGGCTCTCAGGATGTGTGGAAGGATCACATGAGCATCCTCAAACTGAGCTTTGACGTAGAGTTTCTTGACATCCcgaggaacaaaaaatcctCCATAGGCCAATCCGTTCTGGGAGATCGTCAGGTTCACAAAGTTCTCCTCAGACGTCTCATAATCGTACCTACAATACAAATCCCGGTCAAGGTTTTCCTTCTTTGTTATCAAAAAACTAACAAAAGACTTACCCATAAAGCAGGGTCACGTTGTTCTCCTCGGATCCCTTAAATGATGACCCATCGTGATGCTTAACGGAAATCACGACGTTGTAGTTAAGCCCAGGTTTGAAGTAATCCGGTGGACTTAGGAAGCTTATCTCATGCTTAGCCATGAATACGCCCAACTCTTCACTGGCATTCTGGCGGAATCCCGTAAGATGGTCCTGAACAGTGACATCCACAATGAAGATTCTATCAAATTTCTGCTTCAGATGAAGGTCTCCCTCAAAACTGAACTCTATCTCAGTCATCCCGTCAATTCTTCCATTCTTCACAGAGATGGGAATCTTAGGGAATCCTACATAGGGCTTCAGAGACACCACAGCTGTGTAGTTCCCCTTCACAGGTTTCCCGTAGTTGTATTCAGATCTAACCCGGAACTTGaagcttcctttcgagaacgtACTGAATTTCTCTGATTGGATTTCAACCTTAAACTTGGGCAGGATGTATTCAGCAACTTCGAAGCGTTGCGTAAAGACTTCCTCAATCTTCAATTTTGCAGCTCTAGCTTCAATTGTCCACCATCCCAGTGATATATCCTGGGAAAGCCGAAGTTCAGAGCTGAAAACTCCATACTTCAGATCTGCTTCATTCCACTCCATTATCTTCAGGTTATTGCTATCGAAAATGGCCACATTAACCTTCTTGAGAGTCTTTGATGGCTTAAGATCAGCTTTTAGGAGCAAAACCCGAAATCTCACAATAGTCCCTGGTTTGTAGACTCTTTTGTCC encodes the following:
- the LOC129806798 gene encoding CD109 antigen-like, coding for NICNLLTSSLPFRYYTVLAPKHIHPHSVYNVSISTHSTDDWNTFTVDLEGYPYGKMQNFSVPRQVNMAPNSTKTVTFRLGALPSGKYKLVVNNGEYRNSTKLQYLPKSLLCFIQTDKRVYKPGTIVRFRVLLLKADLKPSKTLKKVNVAIFDSNNLKIMEWNEADLKYGVFSSELRLSQDISLGWWTIEARAAKLKIEEVFTQRFEVAEYILPKFKVEIQSEKFSTFSKGSFKFRVRSEYNYGKPVKGNYTAVVSLKPYVGFPKIPISVKNGRIDGMTEIEFSFEGDLHLKQKFDRIFIVDVTVQDHLTGFRQNASEELGVFMAKHEISFLSPPDYFKPGLNYNVVISVKHHDGSSFKGSEENNVTLLYGYDYETSEENFVNLTISQNGLAYGGFFVPRDVKKLYVKAQFEDAHVILPHILRARSKKKRFILANLITKNPTVNSTCIVEVTSTHRLNYLTYHLVARDNLVHTAIVNFTTDGSLRVSFTVTPEMVPSAIFLVYYVANTGYLISDRMVIDFGLRKTFDLKVSHTQATPGQEVLITIASESPGFVNLAAVDKSVLEMQHEKHMLTEKRVASTLEDFIKYTPLQILRSIRRVARKKYFKEFEDSGVILMTNVKRGAKRPSLSESVTDEEDLPEDEDDYVDFEETITQKDITSTVSGEINPRKYFPETWLWWDVVTKHKGELIIKVKVPDKITGWVLSGFSVDQDTGLSLIPQPVSVSVFQSFFISTSLPYSVKRGEIITIPVVIFNYLNESKPVELIFRNVHRDFCFEDLSICNASQRIEILATNQTGTSVDFHVIPKSLGRVKFEIIAQSGDLVDKIIRELLVVAEGEVQYDNQAYLVDLHTFASAAESFSPKLPENFVPDSLEMRINIMKNILASSMENLDELVPHLPTGCGEQNLLTFAPNVAVLDYMTRTRKRNEDLRIRALRFMRQAYQRQLKFRHRDGAFSAFGKADEIGSIWLTAYAARTFLWASRYITVDRKVTDKALKWLSQQQMEDGGFREYGISIRIFDREMFTADDNRVGMTAFTILPFVETGIGWAKYSSMLQKAFEFIEREFSNVNDVYSLSIAAYAVQFFEGNLRDRALQVLNEKSLRDQGKIWWESKSNGMSLSIEATSYGLLANLAAEHLQECVGATKWLISQRNSQGGFTSTHDTVLGLFALSKVAERLEFSSNSINFSVNHLNIKNFSSMKSIKVNPGLRNVTVKASGRGYAIIEFATKYNVGNVKKFSQIEYFVVEPKVKVLGSHDNFLNLTFCTRFNPPTRFMRQSNMTVMEIVLPSGHRIDRDQLNLLTELESFKKIELKNGDTKAIVYFCEITERDICPTLMAYKTHRVKKAHRGQISIYDYYNPGIINREFF